The Streptomyces laurentii genome contains a region encoding:
- a CDS encoding cystathionine gamma-synthase (CGS_like: Cystathionine gamma-synthase isa PLP dependent enzyme and catalyzes the committed step of methionine biosynthesis. This pathway is unique to microorganisms and plants, rendering the enzyme an attractive target for the development of...; cd00614;~catalytic residue [active];~cystathionine gamma-synthase [Amycolatopsis mediterranei U32];~cystathionine gamma-synthase; Provisional;~homodimer interface [polypeptide binding];~identified by MetaGeneAnnotator; putative;~pyridoxal 5'-phosphate binding site [chemical binding];~substrate-cofactor binding pocket), whose product MSDQHSHQSFETRAIHAGNTADPLTGAVVPPIYQVSTYKQDGVGGLRGGYEYSRSANPTRTALEENLAALEGGRRGLAFASGLAAEDCLLRTLLAPGDHVVIPNDAYGGTFRLFAKVVQRWGVDFSVADTSDLASVRAAVNDRTKLIWVETPSNPLLGITDIEAVAGVAADAGVKLVVDNTFASPYLQQPLALGADVVVHSLTKYMGGHSDVVGGALVTADAELGEELAYHQNAMGAVAGPFDSWIVLRGIKTLAVRMDRHSENAGKVAEMLTRHPKVTQVLYPGLAEHPGHETAAKQMRSFGGMISFRVEGGEEAAVQVCNRAKLFTLGESLGGVESLIEHPGRMTHASVAGSALEVPADLVRLSVGIENADDLIADLREALG is encoded by the coding sequence ATGAGCGACCAGCACAGTCACCAGAGTTTCGAGACCCGTGCCATCCACGCGGGCAACACCGCCGACCCGCTGACCGGCGCGGTCGTCCCGCCCATCTACCAGGTCTCCACCTACAAGCAGGACGGCGTGGGCGGACTGCGCGGCGGCTACGAGTACAGCCGCAGCGCCAACCCCACCCGTACCGCCCTGGAGGAGAACCTCGCGGCCCTGGAAGGCGGCCGCCGCGGCCTCGCCTTCGCGTCCGGGCTCGCCGCCGAGGACTGCCTGCTGCGTACGCTGCTGGCACCCGGCGACCACGTGGTCATCCCCAACGACGCGTACGGCGGCACCTTCCGGCTCTTCGCGAAGGTCGTCCAGCGCTGGGGCGTCGACTTCTCCGTGGCCGACACGTCCGACCTGGCGTCGGTGCGCGCGGCCGTCAACGACCGCACCAAGCTGATCTGGGTCGAGACCCCCTCCAACCCGCTGCTCGGCATCACCGACATCGAGGCCGTGGCGGGCGTGGCCGCCGACGCCGGGGTGAAGCTCGTCGTCGACAACACCTTCGCCTCGCCGTACCTCCAGCAGCCGCTCGCGCTCGGCGCGGACGTCGTCGTGCACTCCCTCACCAAGTACATGGGCGGCCACTCCGATGTCGTCGGCGGCGCCCTGGTGACGGCCGACGCGGAGCTCGGCGAGGAACTGGCGTACCACCAGAACGCGATGGGCGCCGTGGCCGGCCCCTTCGACTCCTGGATCGTGCTGCGTGGCATCAAGACGCTCGCGGTGCGCATGGACCGGCACAGCGAGAACGCCGGCAAGGTCGCCGAGATGCTGACCCGGCACCCGAAGGTCACCCAGGTCCTCTACCCGGGCCTCGCCGAGCACCCCGGGCACGAGACCGCGGCCAAGCAGATGCGGTCCTTCGGCGGCATGATCTCCTTCCGCGTCGAGGGCGGTGAGGAGGCGGCGGTGCAGGTCTGCAACCGCGCCAAGCTGTTCACCCTGGGCGAGTCCCTGGGCGGCGTCGAGTCGCTGATCGAGCACCCGGGCCGGATGACGCACGCGAGCGTGGCCGGTTCGGCGCTCGAGGTCCCGGCGGACCTGGTCCGTCTGTCGGTCGGCATCGAGAACGCGGACGACCTGATCGCGGACCTGCGCGAGGCGCTGGGCTAG
- a CDS encoding hypothetical protein (identified by MetaGeneAnnotator; putative;~sequence version:1) produces the protein MSRHERKEDEVRRMLDGSYPHVPGDLGVRAVTRGIRLLRRDRVVRRIWWALLAVAVVAFVVWASLARPWEVPPAGTTPPLDGI, from the coding sequence GTGAGCCGCCACGAACGCAAGGAGGACGAGGTCCGCCGGATGCTGGACGGCTCCTATCCGCACGTCCCGGGCGACCTCGGCGTCCGCGCCGTGACCCGCGGGATCCGGCTGCTGCGGCGGGACCGCGTGGTGCGGCGGATCTGGTGGGCGCTGCTCGCGGTGGCGGTCGTCGCGTTCGTCGTCTGGGCGTCCCTCGCCCGTCCCTGGGAGGTGCCGCCGGCGGGGACGACGCCCCCGCTCGACGGCATATGA
- a CDS encoding RNA polymerase ECF-subfamily sigma factor (Helix-turn-helix XRE-family like proteins. Prokaryotic DNA binding proteins belonging to the xenobiotic response element family of transcriptional regulators; cl15761;~RNA polymerase ECF-subfamily sigma factor [Streptomyces pristinaespiralis ATCC25486];~RNA polymerase sigma-70 factor, sigma-E family; TIGR02983;~identified by MetaGeneAnnotator; putative) — protein MRESNSGRFGSQAGGRIGGPAGGGGRGKNRARGKTGGRSAGTAPGSGAGARPGSGPGPGPQAEPGGENAARNREFGAFVSGAAGRLLHVATLLTTEPAHRNPLAQELLTAALAHTYARWDRLRGEDPYNETRADLATRFARTAWRHHRGRGGVLSALTPQERLVVVLRLHEGVAEEQTAALLGLPEERIRAVCSRSVSHLREAS, from the coding sequence GTGCGCGAGTCGAACAGTGGCCGATTCGGCAGCCAGGCAGGAGGCCGGATCGGCGGCCCGGCCGGCGGCGGAGGTCGGGGCAAGAACAGGGCCAGAGGAAAGACCGGGGGGCGATCGGCCGGGACCGCCCCCGGGAGCGGCGCGGGCGCCCGGCCGGGGTCCGGGCCGGGACCCGGGCCGCAGGCTGAGCCGGGGGGCGAAAACGCCGCCCGCAACCGGGAGTTCGGCGCGTTCGTGTCCGGTGCGGCCGGCCGGCTGCTGCATGTCGCGACCCTGCTGACCACCGAGCCCGCCCACCGCAATCCGCTCGCCCAGGAGCTGCTGACCGCCGCCCTCGCCCACACCTACGCCCGCTGGGACCGGCTGCGCGGCGAGGACCCGTACAACGAGACGCGCGCCGATCTCGCCACCCGCTTCGCCCGCACCGCCTGGCGCCATCACCGCGGCCGGGGCGGCGTGCTGTCCGCGCTCACCCCGCAGGAACGTCTCGTCGTCGTGCTGCGGCTGCACGAGGGGGTGGCCGAGGAGCAGACGGCGGCGCTGCTCGGCCTGCCCGAGGAGCGGATCCGGGCGGTGTGCTCGCGCTCCGTGAGTCATCTGCGGGAGGCCTCGTGA
- a CDS encoding marR family transcriptional regulator (Arsenical Resistance Operon Repressor and similar prokaryotic, metal regulated homodimeric repressors. ARSR subfamily of helix-turn-helix bacterial transcription regulatory proteins (winged helix topology). Includes several proteins that appear to...; cd00090;~MarR family transcriptional regulator [Streptomyces cattleya NRRL 8057 = DSM46488];~helix_turn_helix multiple antibiotic resistance protein; smart00347;~identified by MetaGeneAnnotator; putative;~putative DNA binding site [nucleotide binding];~putative Zn2+ binding site [ion binding]) codes for MPSSPDMTTALDPGLLDALQHQVAVFARRAEQTRLGGTGQLRTSMDRAAYLLLNRLDREGPMGVKALAAGMGIDSSTVTRQVAPLVDTGLVKRTSHPEDGRAVVLQLSARGRARLEEVRDSRRQLMAEVTEGWTPDERESFCTLLTRFNSALSARQSGTPPHAPHTQSVPTS; via the coding sequence ATGCCCTCGTCTCCGGACATGACGACAGCGCTCGACCCCGGTCTCCTCGACGCCCTCCAGCATCAGGTGGCCGTCTTCGCCCGGAGGGCCGAGCAAACCCGGCTCGGCGGCACCGGGCAGCTGCGCACGTCGATGGACCGCGCCGCGTATCTGCTGCTCAACCGGCTCGACCGGGAGGGCCCGATGGGCGTGAAGGCGCTCGCCGCCGGCATGGGCATCGACTCCTCGACGGTCACCCGCCAGGTCGCCCCGCTCGTCGACACGGGCCTGGTCAAGCGCACCTCCCACCCCGAGGACGGGCGCGCCGTGGTCCTCCAGCTCTCGGCCCGCGGCCGGGCCCGTCTGGAGGAGGTCCGGGACTCGCGCCGCCAGCTGATGGCGGAGGTCACCGAGGGCTGGACGCCGGACGAGCGGGAGTCGTTCTGCACCCTGCTCACCCGCTTCAACTCCGCCTTGTCGGCACGGCAGTCGGGCACTCCTCCACACGCTCCGCACACGCAGTCCGTGCCGACGTCTTGA
- a CDS encoding threonine dehydratase (C-terminal ACT domain of biodegradative (catabolic) threonine dehydratase II (ThrD-II) and other related ACT domains; cd04886;~Threonine dehydratase: The first step in amino acid degradation is the removal of nitrogen. Although the nitrogen atoms of most amino acids are transferred to alpha-ketoglutarate before removal, the alpha-amino group of threonine can be directly...; cd01562;~catalytic residue [active];~identified by MetaGeneAnnotator; putative;~pyridoxal 5'-phosphate binding site [chemical binding];~tetramer interface [polypeptide binding];~threonine dehydratase [Amycolatopsis mediterranei U32];~threonine dehydratase; Provisional) — MSFGTSDLSGPGRDRFGDRSGKPGGEHAGARYPAPGAGAGAVVLDDVRGARKTLAGVARTTALEGSRHLSALVAGPVHLKCENLQRTGSFKVRGAYVRIAGLRPDQRAAGVVAASAGNHAQGVALASQLLGVRATVFMPLGAPLPKVAATRAYGADVRMYGHVVDEALAAAGAYARETGAVFIHPFDHPDVIAGQGTVGLEILEQCPEVRTVVVGVGGGGLVAGIALAVKSLRPDVRVVGVQAEGAASYPPSLAAGHPVAVEAPVTMADGIRVGRPGDVPFGLVREYVDEIRTVSEDALASALLLCLERAKLVVEPAGASPVAALMADPEAFRGRAPVVAVLSGGNVDPLLLQRVLRHGMAAAGRYLSLRLRVTDRPGALATLLAVLTVVDANVLDVSHVRTDPRLGLTEAEVELHLETKGPEHCEEVTAALRDAGYPVMG; from the coding sequence ATGAGCTTCGGTACGTCTGACCTCTCCGGTCCCGGGCGCGACCGCTTCGGAGACCGGAGCGGAAAGCCCGGTGGGGAGCACGCCGGGGCGCGGTATCCGGCCCCGGGCGCCGGTGCCGGCGCGGTGGTCCTGGACGATGTGCGCGGGGCGCGCAAGACACTCGCCGGGGTGGCCCGGACGACGGCCCTGGAGGGCAGCCGCCATCTGTCCGCGCTGGTGGCGGGGCCGGTGCACCTCAAGTGCGAGAACCTCCAGCGGACGGGTTCGTTCAAGGTGCGCGGCGCGTACGTACGGATCGCGGGGCTGCGGCCCGACCAGCGGGCGGCCGGGGTGGTGGCGGCCTCCGCCGGCAACCACGCGCAGGGGGTGGCGCTCGCCTCGCAGCTGCTCGGGGTGCGGGCGACGGTCTTCATGCCGTTGGGCGCGCCGCTGCCGAAGGTGGCCGCCACGCGCGCGTACGGGGCGGACGTCCGGATGTACGGGCATGTCGTCGACGAGGCGCTCGCGGCGGCCGGGGCGTACGCGCGCGAGACCGGCGCGGTCTTCATCCACCCCTTCGACCATCCCGACGTCATCGCCGGGCAGGGCACGGTCGGCCTGGAGATCCTGGAGCAGTGCCCGGAGGTGCGGACGGTCGTGGTCGGGGTCGGCGGCGGCGGTCTGGTGGCCGGGATCGCGCTCGCGGTGAAGTCGCTGCGGCCGGACGTACGGGTGGTCGGTGTGCAGGCGGAGGGCGCGGCGTCGTATCCGCCGTCGCTGGCGGCCGGGCATCCGGTGGCGGTCGAGGCGCCGGTGACGATGGCCGACGGGATCCGGGTGGGGAGGCCCGGCGACGTGCCGTTCGGGCTGGTGCGGGAGTACGTGGACGAGATCCGCACCGTCTCCGAGGACGCGCTCGCCTCGGCGCTGCTGCTCTGCCTGGAGCGGGCGAAGCTGGTGGTGGAGCCGGCCGGGGCGAGCCCGGTGGCGGCGCTGATGGCCGATCCGGAGGCGTTCCGGGGCCGGGCGCCGGTGGTGGCGGTGCTGTCGGGCGGGAACGTCGACCCGCTGCTGCTGCAACGGGTGCTGCGGCACGGCATGGCCGCCGCGGGGCGCTATCTGAGCCTGCGGCTGCGGGTGACGGACCGTCCGGGGGCGCTCGCGACGCTGCTCGCGGTGCTGACGGTGGTGGACGCGAACGTGCTGGACGTGAGCCACGTACGCACCGATCCGCGGCTCGGCCTGACCGAGGCGGAGGTGGAGCTGCACCTGGAGACGAAGGGGCCCGAGCACTGCGAGGAGGTCACGGCGGCGCTGCGGGACGCGGGCTATCCGGTGATGGGCTGA